The genomic window GTAAGTGGCCGCAGCTGGGCTTCTGCGCCTGCGGCCCGGCCCGCGGGGCGCGGCGGAGGGGGCCGGCGCAACCGTcccgggctggggagggggcctgtCGCCTCCACGCGGCCGGGAGTTGGGCGCGCGGCCCCCACTTGCGGAAACTCGTGCGCGCATGTATCCACTCTGGCGCCTGGGGCCGGCCCGCGgcggagcgggggcggggggagccgggACCCTCCGTGCAGCGCCTTTGCCAGCTGCCCGGCTCAGGCAGAGGAAATTGGGACTTTTCGGCCAACCCTGTGGACTGGGGTTCCCGCTGGGCCCTTGAAAGCAGGAGTACTCCCAGAGCGCGTGATAACCCGGTTCCCCATTCAGGGATGCCACCCCTTTCCCATTGCCACCTGGAATCCAGACTTCCCTTTCCTGGGCCTTTTGGGCCAGGCTGTGCATCCTGTGTCCACAAAACTGGTCGTTAAACAGCCAGGTGTAGCACAGAAAGAGGTTCCCCTCTCTAGGGGGCCAGAGGCTTATTAACCTGGAGGCTTTGCCTAGCTGGCTGGGGACCATTTGCGCCTCTGCTTTTGAGGAGGTTGAGGGCCCAATAACAACACTTTACAGTGTTGACCCTTAGCTGAGCTTCCTCTCTTGGGGGCCCAATGCTTGTTACATTTAAGCAGAAACCACTCCTGAAGGGAATATGTGTGCCCTGTTTGCAGAGTAGGGTTGCTACCAGTCATCTGTTGCTAGGGCTAAGATAATAAATTCCTTCAAGGAAACAAGAACTCACTAAAGAGTTACGCTGATACCTGCATGGTTCAAACATTGGTCATCTCTAGAGGTTATCCTATGAAAACAGGATCACAGAGAAAAATCCATTGAGCGCATGGTATTTTTATAAAGGCTTGGCCACGGCCATGGCCCCACTTGGATCAAAACATAGCTGATATCTTGAGATCCCAAATGTCAGTAAATCTGGAATATGGGGGACAATGATAACATTTTGGTTTATGTCATCACAACAATAACTAAAGGCAAAATCTCAGGTTGAAAAATTTCCAGCTCATTGTGTGCTTAATGCCACTACGTCTAGCTTGAGTGATATTTTTCCTATGCTTGAAGAAAGATCGCTGAACTTGCATTCTCAGGACAAATGTTGACAACTCATGTGAGTTTTCCTCACGTTTGGAATTCATGCTTATCAGGATTGTATCCATAAAATAGGGCACAGGTTTGCAGTTAGCGGTACTAAATTCAGGAGGGCAGGAAACttgaattccacttctggatctGTCATTTACCATTTGGCTTTGAATTAATTACTTTACCTCTTTGCTTCAGTTTTCATATCTGCTAAAAGAGAATGTTacccaccttttttttccttttttttttttttttttttaatcctgggtggggttggcaaactttttttgtAAAGGTCAAGTAGTAATTTTGGCTTTACCAAAATAGTCTCTGTCTCAACGCCTCACTCACCTTTGTCTTTAGTGCAAAAGCAGCATTAGACAATACAGAAATGAGTGAAtgtggctggatttggcccacggatcacaggtttttattttaatataagatACTATATGCAAAAGTAATTTGAAGCCAaaagttcctgccctcatggacaTGGGTGGCAACAGGCATTTCAGTAGGCATTTTTTAAACAGACATGTAAACTACCTGTTTCATTTGGCCCTGCCCAGGACTTGAAGAGTAATGCAACAGAAGGCTTTTGAGGAAAGCAGATACCCCTGGCAGGAGTCCTTTGAGAATGTTGCTGTGTGCCTGCCATTCCGCTGTCCGAGGTGTGGAGACCATACCAGATTTAGAAGCCTGTCTTCGCTGAGGGCCCATCTGGAATTCAGTCACAGCTACCAGGAAAGAACCCTCTTGACAAAATGCAGCCTCTTTCCATCCCTCAAAGACACAGACCTAGTCACTTCCGCAGAACCCCTGAAACAGGGAAAATTGCAGAGCACTGGCAACGTGGTGAAGCAGAAACCGAGCTATGTTAACTTGTATAGCATTTCACACGAACACTCCAAGGACAGGAAGCCGTTCGAGGTGGTGGCAGAGCGGCCAGTGTCCTACGTGCAGACCTACACCACGGTGGACCTGCATGCGGACTCACTGGAGGGGCCACGGGCCAGTCCCGGCCTGCCCACCTCGGACACCAAGGCCGCTTTCGAGGCTCACGTCAGAGAAAAATTCAACCGGATGGTCGAGGCCGTGGACAGGACCATCGAGAAGAGAATCGATAAACTCACCAAAGAGTTGGCCCAGAAAACTGCCGAACTGCTGGAAGTTCGGGCAGCCTTTGTGCAGCTGACGCAGAAAAAGCAGGAGGTGCAGAGGCGGGAGCGGGCCCTGAACCGACAGGTGGATGTGGCCGTGGAGATGATTGCAGCGCTTAGGCAGCGCCTGACCGAGTCTGAGGAGGAACTGCTCAGGAAGGAAGAGTAAGTGGTGCTGTGCCATCGCTCTAGGCACCTCCCCCCAGCTTACAAGCACATCTAAGGCGAGGTTTGGTTTTTATTACTTGCAGGTACCTTGGCTGCATTTCTCACTGATACAGTTGAACTTGGGAGGCACAAGGCCTTTTGATAGTATATACCCTCTCTGTGTAGAGTCTGCAGCCCAGCAGCAGGAAAGTCAAAATACTTTTAGTTCTTTCTTGCCTTAGAAGCTACAGAACATTTTTAGCGAGAGCAGTAGCACTCTCTCCATGGTGGGATCCAGCAccagctggggagtgggggggagttGAACGTGAAGGCAGAGAGGGGCCCTAGGGGAGCCAGTCCTCCTTGATAGGCTCCATGCAGTCGAGTCAGGAACAAGAGATGCTGTCTTACTCAAGTGTAAAAATATGCTGTAAATACCAGTGGTTCTGGCTTCTTTGCCATTTTGGATTATCTGCTAGTGTTAATTAACTGCGAATCcatttaattatagtttttatttggaaGAAGCAGATATTAGGAAACCCAGAGGAAACTTCCTGATACTACTGACTTCCATGACTTAagtttgagaattttctttttgtaaaatggtACGTGATACTAGAGTAGGTCAGGCCTGCTTGCAAAGAGTTGACAagctattactttaaaaaacatcatACTTGGGAAAGCATTTCCTTATTAATTATGGCATTCACTCAAACTAGAAAAGCATACATAACAGTGCAGTGTATTTCCCAAATGCGGAGTGTTGGATTGAAATTTAAATGGAGGTTCAGAATTCGTAGAATCAAAGGGCATACAAATTGGCACTCTAAGACAACCTAGAAGGAAGATTTCAAGTAATTTAGATTATATTATAGAGGTGGACTTAATTTCATACTCTCTTTGCCCACTGGCACTCTTCTATCATGCATTGCCTCTTAAAGTGTAGTAATTAAAGCTTCCTTCATTTGGCAAGAGGATAAGAAACCGTGTGTATTAAAGAGATCATCACCCAGTATCACTAAATGCCTACATTTGACCTACAGGGAAAGCCTGCTCTGATCaactagaaatttttttaattacagagtgAGGACAGATTTGAGTTAGCCActgatttatttgcttttaggGAAATGATCTCTAACAAAAAGTTTCTCTCTTGGCGTGGGGAGTTTCCTGGTGGGAAGTTAGTGCCAATACCCATTATGGCCACCAGGGTGATTAATACTGCGTCACTGGAAAAATGGCAGATGGGTTCCCCTATGTGCAAAGAAAAGCTTAGAATTACATTTGTGGTATTTCTGTTTGACTGACGAGCAgtgaatttaaaaggaaaacaaactaactgcacatatttattgtcatgttttatttattaattacacaAGTCAAAATGAATGTGGGATTTGGGCCGATGGATGGCAGGGAGGATCAGATAGTTAGATCTAGGTTGTTGGCAAGGTTCTAACTTTTATTTTGGGTTGTGGGTTCAAGAGtgctttcttattaaaaatatgtggttAACTGACTTGGTGTAAAGTGGGCCATGCATGGATCAGTTGTAGTAATGTTAATCCAGTGTGGTCACCTGAGGACCAATTGAAAAAGTAATCCATActtggaaaaaaagatttaacaggGTGGAAATGCTTGTACTAAAAGTCTCCCTCTTCTCCAAGCATACCCTACTCCTTCCTCCAGAGACAGCCACTGTTTAGCTCCGTGAATGTCCTTCCAGACCTTTCCTGTGTACATACAGCCCTTTGTACTTTATATGCAGAGAGAATTATTTTCCCAAATGGAATCATGGCACATACTGTTCTACCACTTATGTGTGGAGTTTGCTTTTAACATAGTATGTTGTAGGCATCTTTCATGCACTAAATATAGGATTATGTCATTCCTTTTGGCTATTGCATGGTATTCTGTGGTGTGGCTGCTTCATGGCTGATTTCATCAGTTTGCTATTAATGAATACACGGTTTTGTTCCATTTCCCtggtattaaaaataatgcctCCCTTAACATCCTTGTATGTACATCTCTGTTCAcatttttgtgaatatatttggagatagatTATGAATTGGTTTTTAGTAGGTCATTTTGgactatcaggaaaaaaaataacattaaaaaaacctttaaatgaaaatacagtgcAACTGCCTTACActcttaaacataaaattaacaaagtcttcattttttttaagcttttatttggTCTGTCGTATCAGTTTCTGTATTCAGGCCTCAAATAATCACTCTTTCTGTACATAAAATAGCTCTGAAAGGGTCTTGTTTCCATAAAGGACACTGGAGCTCTTGGTCTGAGAGGGTGACTGTGGCCAGCCCCCTCGGAGTCTATAGTGTTCAGCCTCCCTGatgcccacccctgcccccaaaatGGGGATGCAAGCCAGCTGCGCAGCTGCCATACCGCTGAAACTGCGTTAATTTGACTGGATTTGCCTGGCTAGGATGTGTGCCTTCCCTCCTCACCATCCCTCACAGAGCTGTGCCTTCCACCGGAGACGTGACCTTTTAGATATGAGAAGACCCTATTTGGCCGTGAACTAACCAGGAACTGCACTGCCCTGCTAACCCCCTCCGAATGAGCTCTCAAGACTCATTTGTGAGAGGAAGTAGGCGGTTACCGTCCGATTCAAAATCGCCTTAAACTCTGGGGACCCTTCGAGACACAgatggtgttttaaaaaaatgcaaacatctaCATGAGGCTCTCTTGCTAATGGATTTCACATGAGGCTCCTCTGCTTACGGATTTGTTTTCTCAACTttaaaatcctctttttttttgaacTGAAATAAAAGACTCCAGGGCTGCTTCTGCCCTGCAGCCGTCTGCAGGCTGAACCCCTTGGACTGTGGAAGTCCTGTGTATACTCGATGACAGAGGAGATTGTTTGAATAGGCAGCATCTTACACTCTGGTGCTGGTGAGTCTCATTACACATCTGTAGAGAGGTATCTGTATGTTTCTGGAGTGCACATCCAAAAAGGTGTGCCTTGTCTTCACAAAGTCTCTGCCACTTTAAAAAGTCCTATTGAAAACAGGTACTTCCTTATTCAGGAGTATTCAGAGCTATAGGGTAGCACTGCCCGTAATCAGGTAAATCAATCCCAGCCAACCTTGCTGTAAGGTATCCCTTAACAAGAAAGGATAAACTTGGATACTAGCTGATTCGTGGCCGAGTTGGTCACCCAAAGTTTGGAGGACATCAGTGGAATAACAGTAATCCCAAGTTTTCTTGTACCTCCTTCTGCAGATAAGGCTGGAAAGTCCTAATTGAGTACCCGtgatgtgcccagcactgtgctaggtatCTATAGGAATATGAAATTCATGCTCTTTTCCCCTGAGGGGCTAACACTCTTCATGGGAAGAGTAAAACGTATCTGTGAACATGTCCGTGTTCAGACCCAAGGTAGTTTGAACAAATGCTTAAATACAAGCCATGGTTTCAAGTTGATAAACCATTAGAGATAAACCATTTTATGTGGCAAGGCCACACTGGGGAATGAGAAGGAAGGCGAGTATTTGCATCGGTGGCCGGGGTGACCAGGGGAGATCGACATTGAAGGGAATAGCAGGGAGAAGGGAGACTATTGGAGATGGCCCCTGAGGAGATCATGTGATTTTGGAACTAGAAGGTACTCCTCGTCTCCTTCAAGATAACGCCCTCATTTTATAGAGGCAGAATATAAGGACCAGCACCGTGGAATGACTCAACCAAAAATTTAGTGGTGGAGCTGAAATTGAAACCAATATTCCCTGTGTCTCTGCTGAGtgctttttttccattaattcaCTGTCTCAGCCAGACTTTTGAAAATGTGGTATTTGCCCAAAGCGTCAAGACTTATGTAATAATGAAGCTGGCCCATTTTGGAATGAGCTTGCTTCTTTGCTGTTTTGAGAGAGCCGCAATGGTGACAtcatgtatttttctgatgagatTAAAGGAAATGTCAGCTGGCATCAAAGGTGGTGGGATATAGGGAAATGCTAGCGTCATAAGTGTGGTTATGATATTAAACTTCTGGAGCACCAGCCCAGGGCTTTTAACTTGCCACAAGGGCTTTTAACTTGACTCTCTGGATGTCCGAGGCCAGTCCAAATGGAGCATGTGCCCCTGCCAGCCCTTGATTATGGTGAGGGGCCTCTTTGTAATTCTACCTAATTTCCATGCTACTCCCTTGCAAGTTACGATAGATATaatctttcccttcttccttcattATTTGCCCTGTTCTCGGCTGGGAGTTGGCCAGAAGACAGACCTTCCACTAAGTGCCTGCTGaatgccaggtgctgttctaggtCATACAGTAGGAAACCAAATGAGTCCAGTTTCTGCTTTCATGGCAGGAAGAGACCAGGAGGTAAAATTACACATTTTGATATGATCAAAGAGGCATACAGGGGTAGCCTGCGCCAGGTAATGTGCATTTAGGTTTCTATCCCAAAGCTGGCTATGGGATGCTGGCCTTTTAaaagtttgggggtgcctgggtggctcagtcggttaagcgtccgactttggctcaggtcatgatctcacagttcgtgggtttgagccccacgtcgggctctgtgctgacagctcagagcttggagcctgcttcggattctgtgtctccccctctctctgctcctcccccactcacgctctgtctctctctctctctcaaaaataaataaacattaaaaaaatgtaaaggtaaGTTTGACTTGGTAACTTGCTTTGCACAGCTAAACCCTCTTGCCACTTAATTACAACATTCCTATTTTTGATCAGCTAAAGCAGTGAGTAGACAACTTGGTCTCCAGATGGATCCATTGCTAGGAAACAGGCCAGGAAAAATCATGTTACACGTAGGGTTCAGTGGGACAGAAAGGGGTCTGTTTGCTCCACATTTTAATGTGTTTAGATAAATGAGGTCCTCTCTTTCCAGGCTGTTTCCCATGAAGATTTACAAACTAATATAGGAAAAGCTAGATGTCAAACATGCCCTTTTATGGATGGTAAAATTTGGAGACCAAGGAAAATATTCAGTTTTTCTGTGTGTCTCACGTTAGtgcatcttttttctctctctggactGAGGGGCTTAGAATGTAGTGTTGACCTACTTATTACCAATAAGAGTAATTTGACTTACTTAGATAGATCTTAATGAGAACTATATACCTTTTGGTTTAGTCAAAGAAGCCGAAGGAGAAAGATGAGGCAAAGGGTCACCAAAAGTAGGGATGACGTGACTTCAGATGGGCTGTGGGTGCAGATTCCACCCTGTGGGGGGCTCCATGGGGTACATCGGAGCCAACCCTGAGCTCCCAAGGTTGCAGCCAGGCTCCCAGCATTGGAAAGGGGTTGACTCCAGCTTCAGGATTTGCCTCGTGGCTGACATTACGGTCTGTCTGAAGGGCTCTGTGATCAATAGCTGGACTATTTTTAGCTAGAGGTATTTTTACCATTTCACATACCTCCAAAGAGGTTCATAAATCAGtaatgtaaaatgaaatttaaataacttgGTAGGGCTTTGCCTTTGGGAGGAGAATATGATTTTAAAGTGTTGTTTAAGAATAGAAGAGAGGCATCAATTTTAGATCCCACCCTCAGCCTTGTGGGAGGTGCCTGTATTGTGGATTACTTTTTGGTTTTATGCCCCAGTACTTGttgggaaaaagataaaaagaaacctcAGGATCTTTTTGTCAGTTACAGAGTTTCAACTAGAGatgtagttttacattttgtgCATTCAGCAGGAATTTTTTGCACCCGTATTGTGTGCTGGGCTCATGTTCGATACTGGGGTAGCACAGCGGAAGGGCAGGCAAGGTCCCTGACCTTACAGATCTCACAGTGGAATGGGACAAATGGCATGACTAACCCTCTCTGTAGTGTGCAGTGTGATAGGGGGCAGCGTTCTGCAGGAGAACACAGCAGGAGAACACAGCAGGTTACCTACCCCACACCTAGGCATGTGTGGGAAAGCTTCCTAACAGGAGAGCCCTGAGGTTAGAAGGCTCCTGAAGAGTGGGGACTAGGGAGACGCAGAGGAAGGGACCCCAGTGGAAGAACAGCATGTTCAGAAATAAGAATCTGGTTCACAGGCTGAATGAAGGGAGTTCCCTGGTgctggagcagagagggaggtgcTGTGCATTTATGAGGCCCAGGGGGAGCGTGAGGCTACAGGGTGGCCATGAAAGCTGGACACATAGGGAAATAACTATAAATTATAATACATGATGTGATCAGTGTGTTGCCTCTTATTAACAACGCATGGTTCAATGCCTATGTAAAATTGCAGTGAACACTGTGGTGCATTAATGCACATTTCCCTCTATCGCTACATCTgcttctgatgtttatttttgagagagagacagagcatgagtgggggaggggcagagaaagggagagacacagcatctgcagcaggctccaggctttgggctgtcagcacagagcccaatgcagggctcgaactcacagactgcaagatcatgacctgagccaagttggacgcttaaccaactgaaccacccaggtgcccttctttacACCTGCTTCTAGAGTGGGTTTGTCACATGATAgtatatctttgatttttttgaattattttgcttttaaccCACCTCAGAAGTAACTGAGGGgttcaatctgaaaaaaaaaatgaaatattatctgTGTCTCAGACCTTATGGCCACCCTGTAAATGAATGAGCACATGAGGGAACAAATAGTTTTTCTAAATAAAGCTTTGATAGCACTGAAAGGGCTTTTTCACTCATTGCCTCTTTGTTTCTGAATCTCAGGATACTGACAGATTGCTTAGCTCTGTGAATCATTCTGCAGTAAGCTTCAGGCCAGTTTCTTATCCCGTGCTGATACTTTTTCCTTTAGTATCAAATAGTGATTTAAATAAGCGTATTTTCTGCTGAAGCCTAAAACCTTGTATCCtatcatatttaactttttttgagagagagagcgagagagagagagagagagagcacacagacatgcatgtgtgagcaggagaagagcagggggagagagaatccaaacaggctccctgctgctAGCTCAGAGTCCAGTGGggagctcaatcccataaaccgtgagatcatgacctaagacgaaaccagagtgggacgctcaacaaactgagacacccaggtgccctatatttaactttttaaaaaatatgtatatgagaAGCCAGCAATGGGCCTGTAAGTGGCCTAGAGTCTGCTAGTTTCCCTGAAGCTGGTTTGTATCCACAGCTTGACTGGATTTCACTCAGGTTTGCCTTTATCTTCTCTCCCATCTGGCCTTCCAGCCTTCTCACTGTTCTAAGTCACAGGGTTTAAGAAcctaaaataaaaccacacaagtctcttcttcttcttctctctgatGGCatcatattattctttttcttggttaTTCCGCTCAGCTttgtaattacatatttattttagtatttgtttgcttctcccagggcgcctgggtggctcaatcggttaagcttttgacttcggctcaggtcatgatctcatggttcatgagttcaagccccatgttgggctctgtgctaatagctgaAGCtaatctgcttcagattttgtgtctccctttctctctgcccctcccctgctcgtgctctctctttctcaaaaataaatacacataaaaaaaaaatttataatgtttgCTTCTCCCACCATATCAAGGGTTAGTATACCACCAGCCTGACCCAGCCTGCTAGCTGTTTTTGAGGAGCTTGTGAGctaagaatttttaatttgaaaaaaattgaaaagaaatagaataattcaTGACATatggaaattatatgaaattcaaacttcggtgtctaaaaataaagttttattgttatacagtctttatgtattttttgtgcTAGGTGGAGTTGAGtaattgtgacagagaccatatgggcTGCAGAACGTAAAATATTTACTCCCTGGTCCTTTGCAGAAAAATGGGCTGACCCCTGGGTTAGGCAGTAAGCTTTGTGAAGACAGCCATGGGTTCATGAGTGCCTCACCACTAAGCCCGGTACGTGttaacattcaataaatgctggttGAATTACTGaatagtgaaataaataagtgtaTGGTCTGTGACTACATCTTACTAGTGTTCTAGCCCTCGTTGCCCACCCTCACCCGAGTTCTGAGGTTCAGGATCACATGTACAAAGCCTGACAgcacttctcaaactttttgaCACAACTTCTCCTTatactgctaaaaaaaaatatctgaggaccttcaaaagtttttgtttgtgtgagtTTTATCTATCAATATTTCCTTTATTAGAACTTAAaacttacaaatttaaaaagacattatttaaaaGTAGCAATAAAAAAACCCATTACtggttaacataaataacatatttctatgaaaaacaactattttccaaaaacaaTTTGGCAAAGAGAGCAGCTTGGTTTTAtgagttttgcaaatatttttaatatctggcTTAAATAGAAGGCAGCTGGACCTTGTTCCGTATGCATTTAGTCTGTTGCAAATTTGTTGTTTGGTTGGAGTAGATAAAGGAAATCCATCCTCTTGTGTGTCTGTAGTAAGAAGAGGGAGGGGTACTTTAATAGCTTTTTCAGAGAACAGAGGATATTCTGCTTCGATACTGTGCCATAAGTCAACAATTGGTAGTTTCTTCAAGAATACTTGAGATATGGAACCTGTACTCATATTAGTGCATATTTTGTTCTCCCTTACATTGAAATCCATTGGTCTTCCTTGCACTTAGAATGGATATTTTACTGTTCGgggtataattattttaaaaaaaaattttaatatttttatttgtttttgagacagagagagacagagtatgagcagggaaggggcagagagagagcgagacacagaatccgaagcaggctccaggctctgagcctgacgcagggctcgaactcacagagggtgagatcatgacctgagccgaagtcagacgcttaactgactgagccacccaggcgcccctggggtatAATTATTAAAGAGACTACAAACGCAATATAGTTAAGcctcttcctttttcattcaggAAATTCCCAAGATTCCTTGGGGAAATATGAGGTGTTTCTGGATATTGTTAATCCAGATTGAACAGGATGTGAAAGGGGAATCTGAACTTGTGCACACATGCTATACCATAATTAGCCACTGGGTTTTGTTGCTGTTTCTATCTAAAACAGACACCCAAACATATTCTTGGTATGAGGAACTTTTCCAGCCATTGTCTTGTATAACCtctgatttaaaattaaatcatcaGACTTGTTttaactgtcttttctttttctttgtctttcttttttttagttgatGTGAAACATTCATAAACTGAAATTAAGTTGGTATTGGTGCCAGGTTGGTTGAAAAATACAAAGGGTGTTAACTTCTCAGCTTCAGGGCACAAGGTAATTGGGTGAGGGAGAGGTTAGAAAAAGATGCTTCTCTTTTACAACGTAACATAACACTCCAGGATCAACTAGGAGCATTAATGTTAGTTTGCAGGAGTTTTAAATAGAACCAGTAGCAAAACattacatgatttaaaaatacagctacAGTCAAACTATATTGCACTtagatttgttttcttgcttttgggATGTTAATCCTATGGGATTAAGCTGTCAAATATtgctgttttacattttaagcTTTATAGCCTGAGAGCCCCAAAATAGtaaatatgcatagaaaaaaaagactagaaaaaatatacaaggaTATTGATAGCAGTTACCTCTAGGTGTTGGGATTATGggtcattttttgtttcttccttgtccttttaaaatattcattacaaCAGATATATATTGAACATTATGTTTCATGTATTATATTGAATGATGGGCTTagaacagagaacaaaaaagCTGATTCGCCCCTTGCTGAGTTAGATCTTCTAATAGGTCAACTTTTATGTTTcccataataaatgtaaaatatttctgtaatgaGATAGATATAGTAAATATTATAAACcaaaatgaattgaaaaagaaTTCACTAGCtcattctctgtgtttttcttttggatgGTGGAGAGGGTTGTGGGTTTTGGTTGCTTTCCCTAAAAGTACAGTTTGGAGACTTGTGTCATGATTCAGGTATCCTAAATATCACCTATGAAGTATCTACAGTGGGCTTGACTCTGAACGAATGGGCACCTTAATGTtagaaagaggaaggaacagaCGTTTCCTGGGCTGTGTTTTCTAGCCATACTTTTGCGCTCCATCTCAGCCATTCCTAGGAGCCGTGATGGATACAGCATGTAGCATGCTGGATGTAGCACCTGAATGGACCTTCTGTTATTTTGCTGCTAGTTAGGGTTACTTAAGAGGCAGATCAAAGCTGAATGAGCCATGGTAGAGCTTGAAAATTGGCTTGTGTCTGTGGTCTGAACAGCTTGGAAAGTGCACATCTTCTGTTCAGGCCTCATACAGAAACATCTGGAAATAAACTTGAAACTTGATGATGGAAGAAAACTCCTTTCCAAAAGGACTCATttcttttatgtgaatatttcttAGCTACTGAAAGATAATAGAATTATCGTGGGATTGGGGTTTATATTTGATCCT from Acinonyx jubatus isolate Ajub_Pintada_27869175 chromosome D2, VMU_Ajub_asm_v1.0, whole genome shotgun sequence includes these protein-coding regions:
- the ZNF365 gene encoding protein ZNF365 — its product is MQQKAFEESRYPWQESFENVAVCLPFRCPRCGDHTRFRSLSSLRAHLEFSHSYQERTLLTKCSLFPSLKDTDLVTSAEPLKQGKLQSTGNVVKQKPSYVNLYSISHEHSKDRKPFEVVAERPVSYVQTYTTVDLHADSLEGPRASPGLPTSDTKAAFEAHVREKFNRMVEAVDRTIEKRIDKLTKELAQKTAELLEVRAAFVQLTQKKQEVQRRERALNRQVDVAVEMIAALRQRLTESEEELLRKEEEVVTFNHFLEAAAEKEVQGKARLQDFIENLLQRVEVAEKQLEYYQSQQAAGLCRDIGEHMLTDMSSNRKPKCLSRGHPHSVCNHADLKIHFHPKGRSYLKKAKDDRASMQPAKSIHEQAESPRELCRPSKKGEPLGFCRKGNIRPKVAKKKPTAIVNII